In the Flavobacterium acetivorans genome, one interval contains:
- a CDS encoding NgoBV family restriction endonuclease, whose protein sequence is MKVTAEQLYEKLVNDYKIVGQRGRITFQLKDIILEVETKDTVGNLIQEWIKAWMIKENIEFSNPPHTQDFPDFQLDSDDNRTGLLEVKCFDYDASPNFDIAAFLAYRRSLLTYPFRLDSNYLIIGYAMEGADVVIKDVWLKKVWEITCPSEAWDLRCNVKQGEPTNIRPAKWYDNHRTKFKPFNNATEFVTAFDSTQRQWSRTARDPETSTWLKNVIKGYKKATGRDLV, encoded by the coding sequence ATGAAAGTAACAGCAGAACAACTATACGAAAAACTGGTTAACGATTACAAAATTGTTGGACAAAGGGGAAGAATTACTTTTCAATTAAAGGACATCATACTTGAAGTTGAAACAAAAGATACGGTTGGGAATTTAATTCAAGAATGGATTAAAGCCTGGATGATTAAAGAAAATATTGAATTCAGTAATCCTCCACACACTCAGGATTTCCCAGATTTCCAACTTGATTCAGATGATAACAGGACAGGATTATTAGAGGTAAAGTGCTTTGATTATGACGCTTCGCCAAATTTTGACATTGCTGCTTTTTTAGCTTACAGAAGGTCACTTTTGACATATCCTTTCAGATTAGATTCTAACTATCTAATAATTGGTTATGCCATGGAAGGCGCTGACGTTGTAATAAAAGATGTTTGGCTGAAAAAAGTTTGGGAAATAACATGTCCAAGCGAGGCATGGGATTTAAGATGCAATGTTAAGCAAGGAGAGCCGACCAATATCAGACCTGCCAAATGGTATGATAATCATAGAACAAAATTTAAACCTTTTAACAATGCTACGGAATTTGTAACAGCTTTTGATAGTACCCAACGTCAATGGTCAAGAACCGCAAGAGACCCTGAAACCAGCACTTGGTTAAAAAATGTAATTAAGGGCTATAAGAAAGCAACTGGACGTGATTTAGTTTGA
- a CDS encoding very short patch repair endonuclease: MDRFSPEQRSKIMRAIKSKGTKDEVRLAKALWHLGYRYRKNDKTVFGTPDLTFKKYKVAVFVDSEFFHGKDWETEKLRIKTNPEFWQKKIERNIERDKK, from the coding sequence ATGGATCGCTTTAGCCCAGAACAACGTTCCAAAATTATGCGTGCCATCAAAAGCAAAGGCACTAAGGATGAGGTTCGTTTGGCAAAAGCGTTGTGGCATTTGGGGTATAGATACCGAAAAAACGATAAGACCGTTTTCGGCACACCGGATTTGACTTTTAAAAAATATAAGGTGGCGGTATTTGTTGACAGTGAGTTCTTTCATGGCAAAGACTGGGAAACCGAAAAACTACGAATTAAAACCAATCCAGAATTCTGGCAAAAAAAGATAGAACGAAACATAGAGCGTGATAAGAAGTAA
- a CDS encoding very short patch repair endonuclease has product MYTIKSKDIKGEVRLAKALWHLGYRYQKND; this is encoded by the coding sequence ATGTATACTATCAAAAGCAAAGACATCAAGGGCGAAGTTCGTTTGGCAAAAGCATTATGGCATTTAGGATATAGATATCAAAAAAATGATTGA
- a CDS encoding sensor histidine kinase — MSDIIKKDKQSVVNFKPRARLLIQLGDQLIKNESIALVELVKNSYDADANKVDIYMENAEDPDNGIIIIEDDGFGMSPEIVENVWLEPGADFKNTLIKQNIVSPKYNRLPIGEKGIGRFGVHKLGNIIELTTKSEDTNEVYVKINWDDFNNYKYLEEVPITIVERASPEHFKEGKTGTNIVISKLRKKWERGIAREIKRSITALASPFENNDSFLPTFDIIDKPGWFDGLLNWEDVKDYSLFRFKVTMNDNSITDFEYAFTPWSTMTKLFPREVGINDNLIETFKTLKYKNDLGKEETFSLSNYKIGKVIFEGYVFDQDPFLLKMGVSDKVGFKKYLKSNGGVKVFRDGLRVYDYGEPENDWLNLDFRRFQQPTKAISNNLILGAVYLDRKDSSDLTEKTNREGFVENDAYKAFRNSILHSLDIVETLRLTDKKRLKEIYGPTPKSAPLASTLNEAKNYVEDKIKDSEVKTQIIKYLNKIEGDYKKVSENLLKAAGAGLSMSVVVHEVEKILYEVEKVLKSEKASDRVLKLVTHLSSLIDGYAEIIRKSSQTTENISQVIDQSLFNTEYRLMSHKVEIIKQYKLYKGNSKLKIAKNLLIGTIMNIIDNAIYWLDQKSFISTEKKETYIKKLFINITEDQNFLYLIIADNGTGFLIPTDDITEPFVSAKPGGMGLGLHIASEIMEAQNGRIIFPNEGDFEVPEEFKKGATVVLSFKK, encoded by the coding sequence ATGTCAGATATAATCAAAAAGGATAAACAATCTGTAGTTAATTTCAAGCCTCGAGCACGGCTATTAATCCAGCTAGGAGATCAACTTATTAAAAATGAGAGTATCGCCTTAGTTGAATTAGTGAAAAATTCTTATGATGCAGATGCTAACAAGGTTGACATCTACATGGAAAATGCTGAAGACCCTGACAATGGCATTATTATAATTGAGGATGATGGTTTTGGTATGAGTCCTGAAATTGTTGAAAACGTTTGGTTAGAACCTGGAGCGGATTTTAAAAACACTTTAATCAAACAAAATATAGTTTCTCCGAAATACAATCGCCTGCCTATTGGAGAAAAAGGAATAGGTAGATTTGGTGTACATAAATTAGGTAACATAATTGAACTTACAACAAAGTCTGAAGATACTAACGAAGTATATGTCAAAATAAATTGGGACGATTTTAATAATTACAAGTATTTAGAAGAAGTTCCTATAACCATAGTTGAACGTGCTAGTCCTGAGCATTTTAAAGAGGGGAAAACGGGTACAAACATTGTCATCAGTAAGCTTCGTAAAAAATGGGAAAGAGGAATTGCCCGTGAAATCAAACGTTCTATTACTGCTCTTGCTTCTCCTTTTGAGAATAACGATTCTTTTTTACCCACATTCGATATTATTGATAAACCAGGGTGGTTTGATGGTTTGTTAAACTGGGAGGATGTTAAAGATTATTCATTATTCAGGTTCAAAGTAACCATGAATGACAATTCTATAACAGATTTTGAATACGCATTCACTCCTTGGTCAACAATGACTAAACTTTTCCCTAGAGAAGTTGGTATTAACGATAATCTAATTGAGACATTCAAAACACTGAAGTACAAAAATGACCTTGGAAAAGAAGAAACTTTTTCTCTTTCAAATTATAAAATAGGAAAAGTCATTTTTGAAGGATATGTCTTTGATCAAGACCCATTCCTTTTAAAGATGGGAGTATCCGATAAAGTTGGTTTTAAAAAATACCTAAAATCAAACGGTGGTGTAAAAGTATTTCGCGATGGATTAAGGGTATATGACTATGGAGAACCTGAAAACGATTGGTTAAATTTAGATTTTAGAAGATTTCAACAACCTACAAAAGCAATTAGTAACAACTTAATTTTAGGAGCGGTTTATCTTGATAGAAAGGATAGTTCTGATTTAACCGAAAAAACAAACAGAGAAGGTTTTGTCGAAAATGATGCATACAAAGCTTTTAGAAATTCGATCCTTCACTCATTAGACATCGTCGAAACTTTAAGGCTAACAGATAAAAAAAGACTAAAGGAAATTTACGGACCAACTCCAAAATCTGCCCCTCTTGCTTCAACTTTAAATGAAGCTAAAAATTATGTTGAAGATAAAATCAAGGATAGTGAAGTTAAAACACAAATAATAAAATATCTCAATAAAATTGAAGGTGATTATAAAAAAGTCAGTGAAAATTTACTGAAAGCTGCTGGTGCAGGATTAAGTATGTCAGTTGTTGTACATGAAGTCGAAAAGATTTTATATGAAGTTGAGAAAGTTTTAAAAAGCGAAAAAGCATCAGATAGAGTTTTAAAATTAGTTACGCATTTATCCTCATTGATAGACGGATATGCCGAAATAATCCGAAAGTCAAGCCAAACAACTGAAAATATATCCCAGGTTATTGATCAATCATTATTCAATACTGAGTACAGACTTATGTCACACAAAGTCGAGATTATCAAGCAATACAAGTTATATAAAGGAAATAGCAAACTCAAAATTGCTAAAAATCTTCTAATCGGCACAATTATGAATATAATTGACAATGCCATCTATTGGTTAGACCAAAAGTCTTTTATTTCAACTGAAAAGAAAGAAACTTATATTAAAAAACTATTCATTAATATTACTGAAGATCAAAACTTTTTATATCTCATAATTGCTGATAACGGTACCGGATTTTTAATTCCAACTGATGACATTACAGAACCTTTTGTTTCTGCAAAGCCGGGTGGGATGGGACTTGGTCTACATATTGCCAGTGAAATAATGGAAGCTCAAAATGGAAGAATTATATTTCCAAATGAAGGTGATTTTGAAGTACCAGAAGAATTTAAAAAAGGAGCAACTGTAGTATTATCTTTTAAAAAATAA